From Moritella sp. Urea-trap-13, a single genomic window includes:
- a CDS encoding DUF350 domain-containing protein, giving the protein MSVFETILSSDLLLFLAVDLIIALALLSAMRFFTGAVDNIDTIDELATRDNFAFGISLAGAIFGLGIVLSGAISGEKAATLPLEILGMSLYGFAGLVLIKLGRWIHDRVSLNQLDKNTEIAQRNVAVAIVDACASIATAIIIRSTLVWAEGLEFITFIAICSGFLISQTIMLLMTRYREHRYSRGNLGTTMQQAFKDNNIAVALRHGGYLIGVAISVTIASNYIYYDTANLMTSLGSWMLFSLVMLTTFTILAIIAKKIILNGVNINKEVDLQNNVGVAAMDMAINLSIAFILMALLI; this is encoded by the coding sequence ATGTCAGTTTTTGAAACTATCCTATCGTCGGACCTACTACTGTTTTTAGCCGTCGATCTCATCATCGCTTTAGCGCTTTTATCCGCCATGCGATTTTTCACCGGCGCAGTCGATAACATAGATACCATTGACGAATTGGCTACCCGCGACAACTTTGCCTTTGGTATTAGTTTAGCGGGGGCTATTTTTGGTTTAGGCATCGTACTTTCAGGGGCTATTTCCGGTGAAAAAGCCGCGACCTTGCCGTTAGAAATATTAGGCATGAGTCTTTATGGTTTCGCCGGATTAGTGTTGATCAAACTGGGTCGTTGGATCCATGACCGCGTATCACTCAATCAACTCGATAAAAATACCGAAATTGCCCAACGTAATGTTGCCGTCGCGATTGTCGATGCTTGTGCATCCATTGCCACCGCTATTATCATTCGTTCAACACTGGTTTGGGCAGAAGGCTTAGAGTTCATCACCTTTATTGCTATCTGTAGTGGTTTCCTTATTTCCCAAACGATTATGCTACTGATGACTCGTTATCGTGAACACCGTTATTCACGCGGTAATCTCGGTACCACCATGCAGCAGGCGTTTAAAGATAATAATATTGCAGTGGCACTGCGTCACGGCGGCTACCTTATTGGTGTTGCGATCTCGGTAACGATAGCCAGTAACTATATCTATTATGATACCGCCAATCTAATGACCTCGTTAGGCTCTTGGATGCTATTTAGTTTGGTGATGCTGACCACCTTTACTATTCTTGCCATTATCGCTAAAAAGATAATCCTCAATGGCGTGAATATTAATAAAGAAGTGGATTTACAGAATAACGTCGGCGTCGCCGCGATGGATATGGCGATCAATTTATCAATTGCCTTTATTCTTATGGCATTATTAATTTAA
- a CDS encoding YjfI family protein, translating to MNIHKIANYLNDLGDKSDTGYKFDCTPISGDVDVLRVDVEGREEIPIFVSVTDEQILCIAYLWGENEVKIEKRVEMLEAMLELNIPMPLSSFAKIGDMYVVYGALSVQSTVADVEHELVVLSDNSLEVITELSDYLV from the coding sequence ATGAACATACATAAAATTGCAAATTATCTTAATGATCTTGGCGACAAGTCTGACACTGGTTATAAGTTTGACTGTACCCCAATTTCTGGTGACGTTGATGTACTGCGTGTCGACGTTGAAGGTCGTGAAGAGATCCCAATTTTTGTTTCTGTCACTGATGAGCAAATCCTTTGTATTGCTTATTTATGGGGCGAAAACGAAGTTAAAATAGAAAAACGTGTCGAAATGCTAGAAGCAATGTTAGAACTTAACATTCCAATGCCACTGTCATCATTCGCAAAAATTGGTGATATGTATGTGGTATACGGCGCATTATCAGTGCAATCAACCGTTGCCGATGTAGAACATGAGTTAGTTGTATTAAGTGATAACAGCCTTGAAGTTATTACTGAATTATCAGATTATTTAGTTTAA
- a CDS encoding PspA/IM30 family protein has product MSIFKKIMTAIRGGAREVGEGIVDANSMRIFEQEIRDAETHLTNAKRNLTDVMAKQMQSSRELERVKANLTEHEGYAVQALNAGNEALALEVAEKIAQLEQEVIEQQQNLDSFTSSATKLKDLVKRSERQLAEHQRQLTMVKTTDSVQKATSAITDNFSASNSKLLSAKDSLERIKQKQQDFDDRMVAADELHAEGSDQSLKAKLAEAGIGQQQSNANSVLERLKAKQNG; this is encoded by the coding sequence ATGAGCATTTTTAAAAAAATTATGACCGCCATCCGTGGTGGCGCCCGTGAAGTAGGTGAAGGTATTGTTGATGCAAACTCAATGCGTATCTTTGAACAAGAAATTCGCGACGCCGAAACCCATTTGACCAATGCTAAACGTAATTTAACTGACGTAATGGCCAAGCAAATGCAATCAAGCCGTGAACTTGAGCGCGTTAAGGCTAACTTAACTGAACACGAAGGTTATGCAGTACAAGCATTGAATGCCGGTAACGAAGCATTAGCATTAGAAGTGGCTGAAAAAATTGCCCAACTAGAACAAGAAGTTATCGAGCAACAACAAAACCTGGATAGCTTTACTAGCAGCGCAACAAAACTAAAAGACTTAGTAAAAAGAAGCGAACGTCAATTAGCAGAACACCAACGTCAATTAACCATGGTTAAAACTACGGACAGCGTGCAAAAAGCAACATCGGCGATCACTGACAACTTTAGCGCTAGCAATTCAAAACTGCTTAGCGCCAAAGATTCATTAGAGCGTATCAAGCAAAAACAACAAGACTTTGATGACCGTATGGTTGCCGCAGATGAATTACATGCCGAAGGCAGTGACCAATCATTAAAAGCAAAACTAGCTGAAGCAGGTATTGGCCAGCAGCAGAGCAACGCGAACTCGGT